In the genome of Microbacterium paraoxydans, the window ACTCGATCACGGTGTCCTTCCACCTCAGCGGGGAGGTCTGGCCGGAGACGCTCGTCCGCGTGGTCCGCGTCGCCGCCCCCGATCACGCGAAGCTGCAGCGCGTGCAGGCGCTCGTGGCCGACATCGACAGCGGCCTGGACCTGGAGGCCGCGCGCACCGCGTTCCGGGTCATCCGCCGCGTGCCATTCCGCTATCAGCAGCCGGTGGTCATCGTCGCACGGGCGCTCCTCGCGGTCGGAGTGAGCATCATGCTCGGGGCCTCCCCGCTCATCGTGGGTCTCACGTTCGTCGCGGCGTTGGGGGCGGCGCTCACCCAGGCGGGCCTGGCCCGGCTGCGGGTACCGCTGTTCTTCAGCCAGATCGCGGGAGGCCTCGTCACCACGGTCGTCGCGGTCGCCGTCTCGGCGCTCGGCAGCGCGGGGATCGAACCGTTCGTCGGCATCCGCCCCTCGATCATCGTCGCCTCGGGAATCGTGCTCATGCTCGCAGGGCTCACGGTGGTGGGCGCCGCGCAGGACGCCATCGACGGCTTCGCGCTCACGGCCGGCGGCCGCATCCTCGACCTGACGATGCAGACGCTCGGGGTGGTCATCGGCATCCTCGTCGGCCTGGAGCTCGGCGGCGTGCTCGGCTTCACGATGGAGCTGCCGGACGATCCTGCGCCCTTCGGCCCGCTGCTCAATCAGTTCGTCGGGGCCATCATCATCGCGGTCGCCGTGGCCGTGTTCAACGGCGCGGGCATCCGCATCATCCTCGTCAGCGCCCTGCTGAGCGCCGTCACCCTCGCCGGGTACGCCGGCACCATCGCCCTCCAGCTCCACCCGGCCGCGGCGAGCGCGGTCGGAGCGCTGCTGGCGAGCTTCGTCGGCATGCTCATCGCGCACAACCTGCACGTGCCCTCAGTCGCGGTGACGACCGCCGCGATCGTCCCGCTCGTGCCCGGTGTCGCGGTGTTCCAGGGTCTCCTCGAGGTCGTGCACGCAGCGGGTACCTCCACCGGGATGCTCACCGTCGGCGGATCGCTGATCGACGCCGCCGTGATCGGCATCGCGCTCGCCTCCGGCGCCTCCCTCGGCCTCTACCTCGGAACGCCGGTGCGAGCGACCCTCGCCGGCGTCGCGAAGACCAGGGCGCGCGTGCGCCGCTGACCCGACGGCGTCATCCCGCCGAGGAGTCGGCGGCGAGGTCGAGCACCCACGCGTTGACCGTGAGCTCGGCCCCACGGAACTGCTCCGTGAGGGTTCCCTGAAGGGTGAATCCGCCCCGCTGACACACCGCGTTCGACGCCGGGTTGTCGACCGCGGGGAACGCGAGCAGCGAACGCCCGTCCCCTGCGCGATCGCGGAGGACATCGACGAGCAGTGCCAGAGTCCGGGCGGCCACTCGCCGGCCCTGCGCAGCGGGCAGTACGAACCAGCCGGTCTCCCACGCGGGCTCGTCCTGCCACGCGATCCGCCACGCGCCGATGGAACCGAGAGGCCGCCCGGCGTCGTCGACGATCACGAACATCAGGGCCTCGTCCTCCGCGACGAGGCGCAGATACCGCTCGTGACGCGCCTGCACCTCCGCCGCACTCTCCGGCCCGTTGAGGTGCACCGTCATCTCCGGGTCGTTCGCCGCCTGCAGGAGAGGGAGATCGGCGGCCGACCAGGGCCGGAGGCTCACGGTGTCCACGCTCGCAGCATGTCACGCCCCACCGACACCCGACACGACGATGCGCCCGCCGCGGACGGATCCACAGCGAGCGCATCGGTCGGGGGTCAGTGGCCGCCGAGGTCCTTGACCAGCTCGGCCTCGTGCTCCTTCGACAGCGAGGTCTGCACGACGGTGCCGTTGTACGGGGCCAGCGCCTCGGCGAACTTGTCCTCGGTGATCTTGAGCGCGTAGATGACGACGGCGGACTTGCCGGCCGTCACGGTGGCCTTCACGCGGTCGCGGAACTCGGCGTCGATGCCCGTCTTGTCGAGACCGGAGAACAGGGCCCCGAGGAGG includes:
- a CDS encoding threonine/serine exporter family protein, with protein sequence MPARSPQRLLLSVRRLLHTDPSTVAHTEAMPVIDEHTVPRVLDLATRIGESMFAVGASAHEVTLAITRVCEAYGLKGVQVDVTYNSITVSFHLSGEVWPETLVRVVRVAAPDHAKLQRVQALVADIDSGLDLEAARTAFRVIRRVPFRYQQPVVIVARALLAVGVSIMLGASPLIVGLTFVAALGAALTQAGLARLRVPLFFSQIAGGLVTTVVAVAVSALGSAGIEPFVGIRPSIIVASGIVLMLAGLTVVGAAQDAIDGFALTAGGRILDLTMQTLGVVIGILVGLELGGVLGFTMELPDDPAPFGPLLNQFVGAIIIAVAVAVFNGAGIRIILVSALLSAVTLAGYAGTIALQLHPAAASAVGALLASFVGMLIAHNLHVPSVAVTTAAIVPLVPGVAVFQGLLEVVHAAGTSTGMLTVGGSLIDAAVIGIALASGASLGLYLGTPVRATLAGVAKTRARVRR
- a CDS encoding GNAT family N-acetyltransferase — its product is MDTVSLRPWSAADLPLLQAANDPEMTVHLNGPESAAEVQARHERYLRLVAEDEALMFVIVDDAGRPLGSIGAWRIAWQDEPAWETGWFVLPAAQGRRVAARTLALLVDVLRDRAGDGRSLLAFPAVDNPASNAVCQRGGFTLQGTLTEQFRGAELTVNAWVLDLAADSSAG